A region from the Flavobacteriales bacterium genome encodes:
- a CDS encoding polysaccharide biosynthesis tyrosine autokinase, producing the protein MINEDISQRNLNFESYRERITNFSNEFELGLFLYIFKRSSIWIGMCLLLAGTAAFLYMRYTPKSYESKALMQFQQSNTAQQVLNVDQFLEAQNLTADVELLHSRFFLLRALKRIPMEVSYFSKGSILTNELYVGSPLVLEDLQVLDERIRETPIGITSAGTGTAELSYTLDKEVDRTVMNGTRITTPHFTATVRLDGPGLDAKLAAGDQLYLKVNNAQSLAGKLAGQVGVRIVDPHAKTVAVTCVDNNEYIARDVVKAIIEEFAEYDVERRRESSESILRFIASQKDTVFNELRKNEFDLKYLQTTNRVSDKSGLTAIYLSRQEDYENKMAEVRIEENLLSEIERATLAQDASVDVHHLIPLLVGTPYAQTFDELIRHLRAMLAERDLMATEATPSHTGLKALDDRIQVQRTMIIESVAHMRERFARRKAQYEQQLSEFERQFLALPEKELEFARLSRLYNINEKYYTQLLEKDIEYRISRAGFVSGNRTLEEPELAKAAVAPDGRLVYVSYLSVGAVIALLIILVRYILHDNITSLFDIAKQSQASIGILGMIPKYKKEIPISQLLVDKNPKSLIAESFRTIRTNLQFVDNTTGSKIIAITSTISGEGKTFVAINLAGIISFSGKRVIVLDLDMRKPKIHLGFGVENIRGMSTLLIGKDALENCINHSTIPGLDFITAGPIPPNPSELIISDIMGQLLDRLKGMYDIILIDNPPVGLVTDGLAMIQKADYPIYIFRSDYSKKQFVQNVDRMINENKITKMSAILNGVDIDRNKYGYNYGYGYGYGYGYGYGYGGYYEDRGKDQDSVKLPFGLGNRKKKGA; encoded by the coding sequence ATGATCAACGAGGACATCAGCCAGCGGAACCTCAATTTCGAGAGCTACCGCGAGCGGATCACGAACTTCAGCAATGAGTTCGAGCTTGGCTTGTTCCTGTACATTTTCAAGCGTTCCTCGATCTGGATCGGCATGTGCCTTTTGCTGGCCGGCACGGCCGCGTTCCTGTACATGCGCTACACCCCCAAGAGCTACGAGAGCAAGGCGTTGATGCAATTCCAGCAGAGCAACACCGCCCAGCAAGTGCTGAACGTGGACCAGTTCCTGGAAGCGCAGAACCTTACGGCCGATGTGGAACTGCTCCACTCGAGGTTCTTTCTACTGCGCGCCCTGAAACGCATCCCCATGGAGGTGAGCTATTTCTCGAAGGGCAGCATCCTGACGAACGAGCTCTATGTGGGCAGCCCGCTGGTCCTCGAAGACCTTCAAGTACTGGACGAGCGGATCCGTGAGACCCCCATCGGCATTACATCGGCAGGTACCGGAACCGCGGAACTATCCTATACCCTTGACAAGGAAGTGGATCGGACGGTGATGAACGGAACGCGGATAACAACCCCGCACTTCACCGCCACTGTGCGTTTGGACGGCCCCGGCCTTGACGCCAAGTTGGCCGCCGGTGATCAGCTCTACCTGAAAGTGAACAACGCGCAGTCCTTGGCCGGGAAGCTTGCCGGCCAGGTCGGCGTGCGGATCGTGGATCCGCATGCCAAAACCGTGGCGGTAACGTGCGTGGACAACAACGAGTACATAGCCCGCGACGTGGTGAAAGCCATTATCGAGGAATTCGCCGAGTACGATGTTGAACGTCGCCGCGAAAGTTCCGAGAGCATCCTTCGGTTCATCGCGTCACAAAAAGACACGGTGTTCAATGAACTGCGCAAGAACGAGTTCGACCTGAAGTACCTGCAGACCACCAACAGGGTGAGCGACAAATCCGGCCTCACAGCGATCTATTTGAGCAGGCAGGAGGACTACGAGAACAAGATGGCCGAGGTGCGCATAGAGGAGAACCTGTTGAGCGAGATCGAGCGAGCCACGCTGGCCCAGGACGCATCTGTTGATGTACACCACCTTATACCCCTGCTGGTGGGCACCCCGTACGCACAAACGTTCGATGAACTGATCCGCCACCTCAGGGCCATGTTGGCCGAACGCGACCTTATGGCCACGGAGGCCACTCCGAGCCACACCGGGTTGAAAGCCTTGGACGACCGGATCCAGGTGCAACGGACCATGATCATCGAGAGCGTGGCGCACATGCGCGAGCGTTTCGCCCGCCGTAAAGCCCAATACGAACAGCAGCTCAGCGAATTCGAGCGCCAATTCCTCGCACTTCCTGAAAAAGAGCTCGAGTTCGCCCGGCTCTCGCGGCTCTACAACATCAACGAGAAATACTACACGCAGTTGCTCGAGAAGGACATCGAATACCGTATCAGCCGGGCCGGTTTCGTTTCGGGCAACAGGACTTTGGAAGAACCCGAACTGGCCAAGGCGGCAGTGGCCCCCGATGGCCGCTTGGTGTACGTCTCCTACCTGAGCGTCGGGGCGGTGATCGCGCTGTTGATCATCCTGGTCCGGTACATTCTCCACGACAACATCACGTCCCTGTTCGACATCGCCAAGCAGTCCCAAGCGTCCATCGGGATCCTGGGTATGATCCCGAAGTACAAGAAGGAGATCCCCATCAGCCAATTGCTGGTGGACAAGAACCCGAAGAGCCTGATCGCGGAGAGCTTCAGGACCATTAGGACCAATCTGCAGTTCGTCGACAATACCACGGGATCGAAGATCATCGCCATCACCAGCACGATCAGTGGCGAGGGCAAGACCTTCGTGGCCATCAACCTTGCCGGCATCATCAGCTTCAGCGGCAAGCGTGTTATCGTGCTCGACCTTGACATGCGCAAACCGAAGATCCACCTCGGCTTCGGCGTGGAGAACATCCGGGGCATGAGCACCCTGCTTATCGGGAAGGATGCCTTGGAGAATTGCATCAACCACAGCACGATCCCCGGCCTCGACTTCATTACCGCCGGCCCCATACCGCCGAACCCCTCGGAGCTCATCATCAGTGATATCATGGGCCAGCTCCTCGATCGCCTCAAAGGCATGTACGACATCATCCTCATCGACAACCCACCCGTGGGCCTTGTTACCGACGGCCTGGCCATGATCCAGAAGGCGGACTACCCGATCTACATCTTCAGGAGCGACTACAGCAAGAAACAGTTCGTGCAGAACGTGGACCGGATGATCAACGAGAACAAGATCACCAAGATGAGCGCCATCCTGAACGGCGTGGACATCGACCGCAACAAGTACGGCTACAATTATGGTTACGGTTACGGCTATGGCTACGGTTACGGCTATGGGTACGGTGGGTATTACGAGGACCGAGGCAAGGACCAAGACTCGGTGAAGCTCCCGTTCGGCCTGGGGAACCGCAAGAAGAAGGGTGCATGA
- a CDS encoding glycosyltransferase, which produces MPRVLRIINRFNLGGPTHNVAYLSKYLAPEFETLLVGGKWGENEEGSQHILDNLDLKPVFLPEMQREVAPWRDRAAYRRIKKIIQDFKPDIVHTHAAKAGAVGRMAAADLGVPVIVHTFHGHVFHSYFGAVRTALYKNIERFLAKRSTRIVAISERQKQELVEEHRICPAEKVTVIPLGFDLSRFQDEQSAKRKLFRKVYGVDDDEVAIGIVGRLVPVKNHDLFLGALRNVQERTGKRVRAFIVGDGEERERLEQKVGEMGLSMAKGPYFNGHGFGHGVNGKPVVPKATVTFTSWIKEIDIVNAGVDVVALTSLNEGTPVSLIEAQASNRPIVSTRVGGIENVVLPGKTALLSASQDEHGLSENLLRVVEDEHLRSTMSSAGWQHVKARYHYSRLVEDTAAMYRHLLA; this is translated from the coding sequence ATGCCCCGCGTACTCCGCATCATCAACCGGTTCAACTTGGGAGGGCCCACGCACAATGTGGCCTACCTGAGCAAGTACCTCGCACCGGAGTTTGAAACACTGCTCGTTGGCGGCAAGTGGGGGGAGAACGAGGAAGGCAGCCAGCACATCCTCGACAACCTGGACCTGAAGCCGGTCTTCCTGCCTGAAATGCAGCGGGAGGTGGCGCCTTGGCGGGATCGGGCGGCCTATCGGCGCATCAAGAAGATCATCCAGGATTTCAAGCCGGACATCGTGCACACGCACGCCGCGAAAGCCGGGGCCGTTGGCCGCATGGCAGCCGCCGACCTCGGGGTGCCCGTGATCGTGCACACCTTCCATGGGCACGTGTTCCACAGCTATTTCGGTGCTGTGCGGACAGCGCTCTACAAGAACATTGAACGGTTCCTCGCCAAACGCAGCACACGCATCGTGGCCATCAGCGAGCGGCAGAAACAGGAACTGGTGGAAGAGCACCGGATCTGCCCTGCGGAAAAGGTCACTGTCATCCCGCTCGGTTTCGATCTCTCACGTTTCCAGGACGAGCAATCGGCCAAACGCAAGTTGTTCCGCAAGGTTTACGGTGTGGATGATGACGAAGTAGCCATCGGCATCGTAGGCCGTTTGGTGCCGGTGAAGAACCACGACCTCTTCCTGGGAGCATTGCGCAATGTGCAGGAGCGCACCGGAAAGCGGGTCCGCGCTTTCATCGTCGGCGACGGCGAGGAGCGCGAGCGGCTGGAACAGAAGGTGGGTGAAATGGGATTGAGCATGGCCAAGGGCCCGTACTTCAACGGACACGGTTTCGGTCATGGCGTCAACGGCAAACCAGTGGTTCCAAAGGCCACGGTAACCTTCACCAGTTGGATCAAGGAGATCGACATCGTGAACGCCGGTGTGGACGTGGTGGCCCTCACCTCATTGAACGAAGGGACCCCTGTCAGCCTGATCGAAGCCCAAGCGAGCAACCGACCGATCGTAAGCACCCGGGTGGGCGGTATTGAGAACGTAGTGCTGCCCGGCAAAACAGCGCTCTTGAGCGCCAGCCAGGACGAACACGGCCTGAGCGAGAATCTGCTACGGGTGGTGGAGGACGAGCATTTGCGCAGCACAATGAGCAGCGCCGGCTGGCAGCACGTAAAAGCCCGTTACCACTACAGCCGACTGGTGGAAGACACGGCCGCCATGTACAGGCATTTGCTCGCCTGA
- the asnB gene encoding asparagine synthase (glutamine-hydrolyzing): MCGIAGDFTYAGSDPNSAERVRAALTCLAHRGPDDEGVYQEGSCVLGQRRLSIIDTSSAGHQPFTDNGGPASAGKRYTITFNGEVFNYKELRAGLEAQGHSFRSHSDTEVALRLYTQKGPAFLHDLNGFFALAIHDKETDELFIARDRYGVKPLLYTEHEGHFLFASELRALMAMGIPRNVDGTSVHQYFDLQFIPAPDSALLGVHKLMPGERATVNAHGLRKERWYDLQKAARAPGPRKDIKSDLFSLLDEAVKLRLIADVPVGTFLSGGLDSSIVSALAKRHHRDLRTFSIGFPEEHYFDETEHAERTAAHIGSEHTTFKLTRDDLAEAYPRLLANIDEPFADSSALPSFILCERTKQNVTVALSGDGADEVFGGYRKHQAELRMRAPGMVERVVHMLGPLWSAVPRSRNNLVSDTARKLHRFAELAGHTAAERWWRLAAQGAEAREQHLLALPMDERAFAARKQALTGALTGAGDMNDFLLADLQSVLPDNMLHKVDLTSMAHALEVRTPFLDRRVVELAFSRPASMKFSRGRGKQLLRDTFGHLLPLSTNTRRKQGFDVPLRDLFLGPLTGLVAELTAPDLLRSAGMDPSKAHALKGRLASTDPGESQATVHALLVYVSWWKRWMV, from the coding sequence ATGTGCGGCATCGCCGGAGACTTCACCTACGCAGGAAGCGATCCAAATTCGGCTGAACGCGTCCGCGCTGCGCTGACCTGTCTCGCGCACCGCGGGCCTGATGATGAAGGTGTTTACCAGGAGGGCAGCTGCGTGCTCGGCCAACGGCGCCTCAGCATCATCGACACGAGCAGTGCCGGGCATCAACCGTTCACCGACAATGGCGGCCCCGCCTCGGCGGGCAAGCGCTACACCATCACCTTCAACGGCGAGGTCTTCAACTACAAAGAGCTCCGTGCAGGCCTGGAAGCACAAGGCCACAGCTTCCGCAGCCACAGCGACACGGAAGTAGCGCTGCGCCTCTACACGCAGAAAGGACCTGCCTTCCTGCACGACCTCAACGGATTCTTCGCGCTGGCGATCCACGACAAGGAAACCGACGAGCTCTTCATTGCCCGCGACCGCTACGGTGTGAAGCCGTTGCTGTACACTGAGCACGAAGGCCACTTCCTTTTCGCAAGTGAACTGCGCGCATTGATGGCCATGGGTATACCAAGGAACGTCGATGGAACATCCGTCCACCAGTACTTCGACCTGCAGTTCATTCCCGCGCCGGACAGCGCGTTGCTCGGTGTGCACAAGCTCATGCCCGGGGAGCGCGCGACCGTGAACGCGCATGGCCTCCGCAAGGAACGTTGGTACGATCTGCAGAAGGCGGCACGCGCGCCCGGTCCAAGGAAAGACATCAAGAGCGATCTTTTCTCCCTGCTCGATGAGGCCGTGAAGCTCAGGCTCATTGCCGATGTTCCGGTGGGCACCTTCCTGAGCGGCGGTTTGGACAGCAGCATCGTAAGCGCCTTGGCAAAGCGGCACCACCGCGATCTGCGCACGTTCAGCATCGGATTCCCCGAAGAGCACTACTTCGATGAAACCGAACATGCCGAGCGCACCGCCGCGCACATCGGTAGCGAGCATACCACCTTCAAGCTCACACGGGACGATCTGGCCGAGGCCTATCCGCGCTTGCTCGCCAACATCGACGAACCGTTCGCTGACAGTTCGGCCCTCCCCTCCTTCATCCTGTGCGAGCGCACCAAGCAGAATGTCACGGTTGCATTGAGCGGCGACGGGGCTGATGAGGTTTTCGGCGGATACCGGAAGCACCAAGCAGAGTTGCGCATGCGCGCGCCGGGCATGGTAGAGCGGGTCGTGCACATGCTTGGGCCGTTGTGGTCCGCAGTGCCACGGTCCCGCAACAACCTTGTGTCCGATACCGCGCGCAAACTGCACCGCTTCGCGGAACTCGCCGGGCACACGGCGGCCGAGCGCTGGTGGCGCCTGGCCGCGCAAGGGGCCGAAGCCCGAGAGCAACACTTGCTTGCCTTGCCCATGGATGAAAGGGCCTTCGCCGCAAGGAAACAAGCCTTGACAGGTGCGTTGACCGGCGCCGGCGACATGAACGATTTCCTTCTTGCCGATCTGCAAAGCGTGCTACCGGACAACATGCTGCACAAAGTGGACCTCACGAGCATGGCCCATGCACTTGAGGTGAGGACACCTTTCCTCGACCGTCGCGTTGTTGAACTCGCCTTCTCCCGTCCGGCTTCGATGAAATTCAGCCGGGGAAGAGGCAAACAACTGCTCCGCGACACGTTCGGGCATCTTCTTCCGTTGTCAACGAACACGCGCCGTAAGCAAGGCTTCGATGTGCCCTTGCGCGATCTGTTCCTGGGCCCTCTGACCGGTCTGGTGGCGGAACTGACCGCTCCCGACCTCCTGCGCTCAGCAGGCATGGACCCTTCAAAGGCCCATGCGCTCAAGGGCCGACTTGCTTCGACAGACCCGGGCGAGTCGCAGGCAACCGTGCACGCGCTGCTCGTCTACGTATCGTGGTGGAAAAGATGGATGGTCTGA
- a CDS encoding lytic transglycosylase domain-containing protein, whose amino-acid sequence MRISVKSLTWLMLMAAGALTIHVLAFSCTPVGTDEDHRRLFNDNYKIFSLTLPDNIDFCGEKVPMELLDVRERLDRELLVNTYWQSNSLLAHKRAARWFPVIEAVLAREGVPDDVKYLSLIESGLTNAVSPMGATGFWQFMRETAPKYGLEVSAEVDERYHVVKSTEAACKYLKENHAKYGSWSMAAAAYNLGPGGLDKQVGRQKNSDYFALLLPDETSRYVFRILAAKEIIRDPARYGFHLRQKDLYRPYRTRTVTVTGAVEDLADFAIRQGTDYKTLKLLNPWLRDAKLTNAKGKTYEVLLPAEDFDTANDDE is encoded by the coding sequence ATGCGCATCTCGGTCAAATCGCTCACTTGGCTCATGCTCATGGCTGCCGGGGCATTGACCATCCATGTGCTGGCGTTCTCCTGCACTCCGGTCGGCACGGACGAGGACCACCGTCGGCTTTTCAATGACAACTACAAGATCTTCTCGCTCACCCTGCCGGACAACATCGACTTCTGCGGCGAGAAAGTGCCCATGGAATTACTCGACGTACGCGAGCGTCTCGACCGCGAGCTGCTCGTGAACACCTACTGGCAGAGCAACAGCCTATTGGCCCACAAACGTGCAGCACGTTGGTTCCCGGTCATTGAAGCCGTGCTGGCCAGGGAGGGCGTGCCCGACGACGTAAAGTACCTCTCCTTGATCGAGAGCGGGCTTACCAACGCCGTGTCGCCCATGGGCGCCACGGGTTTCTGGCAGTTCATGAGAGAGACCGCGCCTAAATACGGCCTTGAGGTCAGCGCCGAGGTGGACGAGCGTTATCACGTGGTCAAGAGCACCGAAGCCGCGTGCAAGTACCTGAAGGAGAACCACGCCAAATACGGTTCCTGGAGCATGGCCGCGGCCGCCTACAATCTGGGTCCCGGGGGACTCGACAAACAAGTGGGAAGGCAGAAGAACAGCGATTACTTCGCGCTGCTGCTGCCGGACGAAACTTCTCGGTACGTGTTCCGCATCCTGGCCGCCAAGGAGATCATCCGCGACCCGGCGCGCTACGGGTTCCACCTGCGGCAAAAAGACCTATATCGGCCCTACCGGACACGCACTGTAACCGTAACAGGTGCCGTGGAGGACCTGGCCGACTTCGCTATCCGGCAAGGGACCGATTACAAGACATTGAAACTGTTGAACCCCTGGTTGCGCGACGCGAAGTTGACCAACGCCAAGGGCAAGACCTACGAGGTGCTGTTGCCCGCGGAGGATTTCGACACAGCGAACGACGACGAGTGA
- a CDS encoding polysaccharide biosynthesis/export family protein, with translation MAALVLLATGCTVNRDIMFKTPVDYAFDQLPDSAPPTFEIQPNDNLQFRLFANGGFRMIDFVSDEGANAMTVQRMTFTYVVEHDGMVKLPIIGRVPIAGLTLRQAEMMLEDKYSASYKDPFVQLQVSNRRVVVFNGGGGSAKVIAIENNNPTLLEVLGMAGGLDARGNAHKVKVFRRKDGQSGRHIYQFDLSDINGLPYGDMIMQGDDVIYVQPNPDIAREVLQDLTPVISLLTSVVLVIGIVNGLSR, from the coding sequence ATGGCAGCACTGGTGCTTCTGGCAACCGGATGCACCGTGAACCGGGACATCATGTTCAAAACACCGGTCGATTACGCCTTTGATCAGCTGCCCGATTCCGCGCCGCCGACGTTCGAGATACAACCGAACGACAACCTGCAGTTCCGCCTGTTCGCCAATGGTGGTTTCCGCATGATCGACTTCGTTTCTGACGAAGGGGCCAATGCCATGACGGTTCAGCGTATGACCTTCACCTACGTTGTGGAGCACGATGGCATGGTGAAGCTTCCCATCATCGGACGGGTCCCGATCGCCGGTCTCACCCTGCGCCAAGCTGAGATGATGCTGGAGGACAAGTACAGCGCCTCCTACAAGGATCCTTTCGTGCAATTGCAGGTTTCGAACCGGCGGGTCGTTGTGTTCAATGGTGGCGGTGGGTCGGCCAAAGTGATAGCCATCGAGAACAACAACCCGACGCTCTTGGAGGTATTGGGAATGGCGGGTGGATTGGACGCTAGGGGCAATGCCCACAAGGTGAAGGTCTTCCGGCGCAAGGACGGGCAATCGGGGCGCCATATCTACCAGTTCGACCTCTCCGACATCAACGGGCTTCCTTACGGCGACATGATCATGCAAGGCGATGATGTTATTTATGTGCAACCCAATCCGGACATTGCACGAGAGGTGCTGCAGGACCTCACGCCCGTCATATCACTGCTCACCAGTGTGGTGCTGGTCATCGGCATTGTCAACGGCCTGAGCAGATGA
- a CDS encoding undecaprenyl/decaprenyl-phosphate alpha-N-acetylglucosaminyl 1-phosphate transferase — translation MYSGSQLFLILAGLFFAALAFSLLVNSVFMRFAKTLGLRETKVQHTRWSSASKPAFGGIGFFIVFLGAFSFYSALFPGHGGPLQPELLGLLAATALGFLMGLADDAYNTRPLLKFSVQVACGIILITSGSCIHMFDAAWANWLLTILWTVGMMNSINMLDNMDAITTTVSLFIVAAAITVLHFQERDESVHMVICVGVLASLCGFLFYNWHPSRMFMGDTGSQFLGVFLAWTGVQCFWNPGPDQGHPDALRQAFSALIVFLLPIVDTTVVTINRIGRGSSPFIGGKDHTTHHLGYAGLSDPQVAMVFAGLSAVNLLLAFVVVRFIPVWMPLHSAIFATYAVVVFLTLFFFTRRTKPPLE, via the coding sequence ATGTACAGCGGCAGCCAGCTCTTCCTCATCCTAGCCGGGCTCTTTTTCGCTGCACTGGCGTTCAGTCTTCTGGTGAATTCGGTTTTCATGCGTTTTGCGAAGACGCTTGGCCTGCGTGAAACGAAAGTGCAGCACACGCGCTGGAGCAGTGCGAGCAAGCCGGCCTTCGGCGGGATCGGCTTCTTCATCGTTTTCCTCGGGGCTTTTTCGTTCTACAGTGCGCTGTTCCCAGGGCACGGCGGACCGCTGCAGCCTGAACTGCTCGGGTTGTTGGCGGCTACTGCACTGGGCTTTCTCATGGGCCTTGCAGATGATGCCTACAATACGCGCCCCCTGCTCAAGTTCAGCGTTCAGGTCGCCTGCGGGATCATCCTCATCACCTCAGGCTCGTGCATCCATATGTTCGACGCGGCCTGGGCCAACTGGCTGCTTACCATTCTTTGGACCGTGGGCATGATGAACAGCATCAATATGCTGGACAACATGGACGCCATCACCACCACCGTCAGCCTGTTCATCGTGGCAGCGGCCATCACCGTGCTGCACTTCCAGGAACGCGATGAAAGCGTGCACATGGTGATATGCGTGGGCGTGCTGGCCAGCTTGTGCGGTTTCCTTTTCTACAACTGGCACCCAAGCCGCATGTTCATGGGCGATACCGGCAGCCAGTTCCTGGGCGTCTTCCTTGCATGGACCGGGGTTCAGTGCTTCTGGAACCCAGGGCCTGACCAAGGGCACCCTGACGCTTTGCGGCAGGCATTTTCGGCGTTGATCGTCTTCCTTTTGCCCATTGTGGATACGACGGTCGTCACCATCAACCGCATCGGCCGTGGGTCCTCCCCGTTCATTGGCGGCAAGGACCACACGACCCATCATTTGGGCTACGCCGGATTGAGCGACCCACAGGTAGCCATGGTCTTTGCTGGACTTTCGGCGGTGAACTTATTGTTGGCGTTCGTTGTTGTTCGGTTCATTCCGGTTTGGATGCCGCTGCACAGCGCGATCTTCGCCACATACGCCGTGGTGGTTTTCCTCACGCTCTTCTTCTTCACCCGTCGCACCAAGCCTCCATTGGAATGA
- the rfbC gene encoding dTDP-4-dehydrorhamnose 3,5-epimerase: protein MTVETTPLHGLLVLVPRIFSDDRGWFFESFNARGFMERTGVEPHFVQDNESRSAANVLRGLHIQAEPHSQGKLVRVVCGAVLDVCVDVRPGSPTFGRHFAMRLDGREKKMLWIPEGFAHGFLSLEEGTVFNYKCTRFFNPASERTILWNDPALGIAWGVDAPMVSDKDRKGIPLQEYAATVHA from the coding sequence ATGACCGTTGAGACCACCCCCCTGCACGGGCTGCTCGTTCTCGTCCCGAGGATCTTCAGTGACGACCGCGGATGGTTCTTTGAATCGTTCAACGCCCGTGGCTTCATGGAGCGCACCGGCGTTGAGCCCCATTTCGTCCAGGACAACGAAAGCCGATCGGCCGCGAACGTGCTCCGAGGCCTCCACATCCAAGCCGAACCGCACAGTCAAGGAAAATTGGTGCGCGTGGTCTGTGGTGCGGTGCTCGACGTGTGCGTTGATGTCCGACCTGGTAGCCCAACGTTCGGGCGGCACTTCGCCATGCGCCTGGACGGCCGGGAAAAGAAAATGCTTTGGATACCCGAAGGTTTCGCACACGGTTTCCTCTCCTTGGAGGAAGGAACGGTGTTCAACTACAAATGCACCCGGTTCTTCAACCCTGCGAGCGAACGGACCATACTCTGGAACGACCCGGCCCTTGGTATCGCGTGGGGCGTGGATGCTCCCATGGTCAGCGATAAGGACCGCAAAGGAATCCCGTTGCAGGAATACGCAGCAACAGTGCACGCCTGA